In the Dreissena polymorpha isolate Duluth1 unplaced genomic scaffold, UMN_Dpol_1.0 chrUn004, whole genome shotgun sequence genome, one interval contains:
- the LOC127863303 gene encoding ligand-gated ion channel 4-like produces the protein MYLKSIMEFDERQGTLSYTVGFEITWKDYRLMWNSYLYGGVWYLNVPLTMIWFPELLLSSPATSRSYITQSWSKARIYYDGFVLYVEGALIESTCEVNVKYYPFDVQSCNTSFISLGYTYKDVNLMWVKESIDITLYPGNSMWDLESTSVSVQTVATGGGQQEMFVTFNLRRKPGYAIVNVLLPILFLGILNAFVFLLIPESGERIGYCITTLLAIAVYMTIIMSSLPQSSDPTPLINYKLLIDLVYSALIIVAVILNMRLNGKDDDVPVPKILVSFYLALMCRACGGKPVRPASNGFTADQNATSSNESSSKLQESDIPDYSPVNSVDAQKVTWKKISSLLDISFFVLFVFLSFLIFVVFISILKSGS, from the coding sequence ATGTACCTGAAATCAATCATGGAGTTTGATGAACGTCAAGGAACTTTGTCCTACACTGTAGGCTTCGAAATAACGTGGAAAGACTACCGACTAATGTGGAACTCATATCTGTACGGGGGTGTATGGTATTTGAATGTTCCATTGACAATGATTTGGTTCCCGGAGCTGCTTCTCTCGTCCCCTGCCACGAGCAGGAGCTATATAACACAGAGTTGGAGTAAAGCGCGGATTTATTATGATGGATTTGTACTTTATGTAGAAGGGGCACTGATTGAAAGTACGTGCGAAGTAAATGTGAAGTACTATCCATTTGACGTGCAGTCTTGCAACACATCATTCATCTCATTGGGTTACACGTATAAAGATGTGAATTTGATGTGGGTGAAAGAGTCAATAGATATAACATTGTATCCCGGTAACTCTATGTGGGATTTAGAATCAACGTCTGTTAGTGTGCAAACAGTTGCTACAGGAGGCGGTCAACAAGAAATGTTTGTCACATTTAATCTCCGCAGAAAACCGGGGTATGCAATTGTTAACGTTCTTTTGCCAATTTTATTTCTTGGTATTCTCAACGcgtttgtgtttttgttgataCCCGAATCTGGCGAGAGAATTGGCTACTGCATCACGACGCTGCTTGCAATCGCCGTCTACATGACAATCATCATGTCCAGTTTACCGCAGTCCTCCGACCCAACCCCGTTGATCAACTACAAACTTTTGATCGACCTCGTCTACAGTGCCCTCATAATTGTagctgtaatactgaacatgcgTTTGAACGGAAAAGACGACGATGTCCCGGTGCCAAAGATTCTGGTATCTTTCTATCTCGCCCTGATGTGCAGAGCTTGTGGCGGAAAACCAGTGAGACCAGCATCAAACGGCTTTACAGCCGATCAAAATGCAACCAGTTCAAATGAAAGCAGTAGTAAACTACAGGAAAGTGATATCCCGGACTACTCGCCAGTTAATTCCGTGGACGCCCAAAAAGTAACATGGAAGAAGATCAGCTCTCTTCTGGACATTAGTTTCTTTGTACTATtcgtttttctttcttttcttatttttgtagtttttatCTCGATTCTCAAAAGCGGGTCGTAA